The DNA window AACGACTACAGCCTGGGCATCAAGCACAACCTGCCGGTTCTCGACATTCTGAACGACGACGGTACGCTGAATGAGAAAGCGCAGATTCTGGTCGGGCAGGATCGGTTTGCGGCCCGGAAGGCTATTATCAAACTGCTGGATGAAGCGGGGCATCTGGTCAAGACGGAGGATAACAAGTCGAACGTCGGCACGTCGGAGCGGACGGGCGCAGTGATTGAGCCGAAACTGTCGTTGCAGTGGTTCCTGAAGATGGAGCAGCTGGCCAAACCCGCCCTCGACGGCGTTATGGACGACACCATTCAGCTGGTTCCGCCGAAGTTCAAGAATATGTACCGGGCCTGGATGGAGAACGTTCATGACTGGTGCATCAGCCGACAACTGTGGTGGGGACAGCGTATTCCGGCCTACTACATGCAGGACGGCACCGTAATCGTGGCCCGCAGCAAGCACGAAGCACTGGAGAAAGTACAGCACGAAAAGCTGCTGTTCGCCATGACCGAAGCCGACCTGACGCAGGACGAAGATGTGCTCGACACTTGGTTCTCGTCGTGGCTGTGGCCGATGTCGGTGTTCAACGGTATCGAAGAGCCTAATAACCCCGACATCAACTACTACTATCCGACCAACGACCTCGTTACGGCCCCCGAAATTCTGTTTTTCTGGGTGGCCCGGATGATTATTGCCGGGTACGAATACAAAGGCGAAGCACCGTTCAAAAACGTGTACCTGACGGGTATCGTCCGCGACAAGTTGGGTCGGAAAATGTCGAAGTCGCTGGGTAACTCGCCCGATCCGCTCGACCTGATCGATCAATACGGGGCCGACGGCGTTCGGACGGGGATGCTCTTCAGCTCACCCGCCGGTAACGATCTGCCGTTCGACGAAAAGCTGGTTGAGCAGGGCCGGAATTTCAGCAACAAAATCTGGAATGCGTTCCGGCTGGTTAAAAGCTGGAATGTATCGGAAACGGCCGATGCCGGAGCCAATGCACTGTCGATCCAGTGGTTCGAGTCGAAGCTGAACGCGACGTTGGTCGAGATTGAAGACCTGTTCAGCAAGTTCCGCATTTCCGACGCGCTACAGGCCATCTACAAACTGATCTGGGACGATTTCTGCGCGCAGTACCTCGAACTGATTAAACCAGCTTACGATACCGAAGCCGGTGCAGCCCAGCCCATCGATAAGGCCACGTTCGACGCAACGATTGATTTCTTCGAGCGGCTGATGTGTCTGGCGCATCCGTTCATGCCGTTTATCACCGAAGAAATCTGGCAGGACATCCGCGAACGGAAAGACGGCGATAGCATCTGCGTGACTGCATTCCCGAAAGCCGGGTCGGTCGATCAACCGATTCTGACTGACTTCGATACGCTGTTCGAGATCATATCGAACATTCGTAATATCCGGAGCACGAAGCAGCTTTCGCCCAGGATCGAACTGCCGCTGGCGATCCGCACGGCCGACAGCCAGCGTTTTCAGACGCTGGAACCGCTGATTCAGAAAATGGCCAACGTCTCAGCAGTGACGTACACGAGCGAGAAGAGCGAAGGAACGGCGTTCCTGATTAAGGCCGACGAGTTCTTTGTCAATCTGGCGGGCGAAGTCGATGCGGAGCAGGAAATCGCTAGCGCACAGAAGGAATTGGATTACCTCACCGGCTTCCGCGAATCGACCCTGAAAAAGCTGTCGAACGAAAAGTTTGTCGCTAACGCCAAGCCCGAACTAGTCGAGCGGGAGCGGCAAAAACTAGCTGATGCCGACGCTAAGATTCAGGCTCTGACCGAACGACTGAAAAGTCTGATGGCTAGCAGCTAAGTTTTTAACAGCGTTCTGTTGTTCAAGACCAGAAGCTATCAGGCAATTACTGGATTTTGCTTTTGACGTGGTTCGGTGACTTCGGTTGCCGGACCACGTTTGTTTGTATCCAGCCGGAGTATCAGCCCGTATAAACCGATCGCCAGATAGCTGAGCAGACTAAATCCCTGCGAATAATCGTACAGAGTTGGCCCGATCGTGTCGAAAATCATTAGTCCGATCAATACGGATACCCAGACCACAACACGCCGAGTTTTGAGTTGACTGGTTACGGTCAACAGTTGGTAGGTGGCTGGTATCGTCAGCACCATCGTTACAAAATGCCCCTCCCAGGTTACCCCCGAGACCAGCAACATCGTCAGATAAACAAGCACGATCACGGACAAAGGCACCACTGCCAGGTGGCGACTAACCCAGGCCCGCCAGAACGTCAGACCGAAAACCAGTAGCTGTGCTGCCAGGCTAATCCTACGGACAATTGGTACGTGCCAGTCGACGATGTTGTACGCGTGGTTGTTGTACGCATTTCCCGCCGACGTCAGCAGCTTACCCAGCATTGATGGCAGGCTAAAGCTGATCGAATCCGTGTAGATTTTTCCGGCTTGCAGAAACGGTAGCAACGTAATCTGCCAGAAGTCGACGTAATCCTGATACCCGCGATTGACACCCCGCATCATCAGTACAGTGGCGAAAATTAGTGCGCTGAAGACAATCGTTTTCAACAGCGTAGGCACCGGTTTACGAATGAAGAACAGCAAAATCAGCAGGGCGGGCATCACTTTCAGCCATGTCGCCATCGTCAGCAGTAGCAAGGCTGTCGTCTGTCGCCCCCGCAGGTAGAGGTACACACCACCCAGGCTAAGCAGCGCGACTAGTTCGTTGATATTGACCCAGATGATGTTATGCCAGAAATACCGAATCGTTGCGACGAACCCCACGGCAAGCGCGGGGGCCAGATTGGCCGATGGAAAATAGTACCGGAGAATGAGGTAGCTGAGACGCAGAAGACCCAACCAGGCCATGAAATTGAAGAACGTAAACACGCCCACCGCAACCGGGAATGGCATCAGCCCCAACAGTTGAAAGACCAGCGGAGCAAAGGGCGGGTACAGAAACTCCTCGGCCCCGCCAATCCGGCTATACAGACCGTTGCCTTCGATAAAATTCACCCCCGCCGACCAGAAGATATAAATGTCGCCGTGCACGTCCTGCGTGTTTGCTTCCTGTACGGCTTTTAAAACGGCAATGATTAGTATACTGACGATCAGTAGTGTTAGTTGAATCGTATGGGTTCGCCAATAGGTCGTCGTGAATAACTGGTTCATTTATAGTTGAGTTAGCGTTATGTACAAACGTATATAATTCAATCATTGCGAAACCATTTTCTCGATTCTATTCATGAAATGGTATGAATCGTTCTATTTTTGCTCGAATGACAGCGCTTACATCACAAAAACCTGCCGGTATGAACAAGTGTATTTTCCTCGACCGCGACGGCGTTCTGAATGAAGACCGCCCCGACTACGTGTATCGGGTCGACGATTTTATCATTCCCGATGGCGTCCCCAGGGCTTTGCAATTGTTTAAGGATGCCGGCTATCTGCTGATTATCATTACCAATCAGGCTGGCATTGCCCGTGGCTTATATACCCGCGACGATGTCATGAACTGTTACGCTTATTTACAGCAACAGTGTGGCAACCTGATCGACGATATTTACTATTGCCCACATCACCCGAAGTTCGATTCCGAATCGCTGATGCGTAAACCCGGTTCGTTGATGATTGAGAAGGCGATGGCCAAGTACAACATTCAGCCAGCTACATCCTGGATGATTGGCGACGCGTTGCGGGACATGCAGGCCGGCCGCCGGGCGGGGGTCCGAACGGTACGCATTGCGCATCCGACTGCAACGGACTTGCTGGACAGCGAACGCTGCGCTACTGACCTGCTCGAAGCGTCGCACTATGTGCTTAGCCAGGGCTAGTTCCAATCGCCAGTACGCAAAAGAGCCCCGTGAATCGACTTATTCACGGGGCTCTTCTATTCAGTATCGTACCGATTAAGCGCGTACCTGATGCACGGAAGCGGGTTTATGTACACTGCCGTAGGCCGGGCAGTTTGACCGCCGGGAGCAGGCTCCCATTGACAGGGCAACCAACGCGGTCGCCACAACAAGTAGTTTTTTCATCGAATAAGTGGTTGCGTTCAGTGTCACACAGATAACGAATTCTGTGCCAGAACCGTATGTGGCCGTGGTGTTGGATTAGTAATCGGCACCAATCCAGCACCACGGCCTTTTTCTTTATTCGTCCACCTTCGCCAGTTCAGCCGCTTCCTCGCGCTCTTCGGCCGCTTCAGTTGCCTCCAGTTCGGTCATTCCCGGCTCGGCTTCGCCGTAGCCCAGGATCTTCAGCATCACCTCGCTGTTTTGCTCCGGTGCGAACAGCCGCGACCGCAGATTGCCGTCCTCATCCATATCCACGATCACGTGTTGCGGAGCCGGAATCAGGCAGTGCTGAATACCGCCGTAACCGCCCAGCGACTCCTGATAAGCCCCGTGTGGAACAGCCCCACATACTGCTCTTCCTCATCCTGGTTAAAGATCGGCAGATACAGGTCGGCGCTGTGGGTTTCAGTGTTGTAGAAATCGTGCGAGTCGCAGGTCAGACCGCCGAGGTTGACTTTCTGGTACGGGTTGTCCCAGTTGTTCACGGCCAGCATGATGTATTTCTGCCCCAGCCCCCACGAGTCGGGTAGCTGCGTGATAAACGAGCCGTCGATCATGTACCACAGCTCCTTGTCGTTCTGAAGCTTCTGATCGATCACGTTGTAAATCACCGCACCGCTTTCACCCACCGTATACGAGCCGAACTCGGTGAAGATGTGCGGCACCGGTACGTTGTTCTTGTTGCAGATCCATTGAATACTCTCCACAATCTGATCGATCATAGCCTGGTAATCGTAGGTAAACTGGAACGAGGTCTGAATCGGCATTCCCCCGCCGATGTCGATCGAATCGAGGTCGGGGCAAATCTTGGCCAGTTC is part of the Spirosoma rhododendri genome and encodes:
- a CDS encoding D-glycero-alpha-D-manno-heptose-1,7-bisphosphate 7-phosphatase — protein: MNKCIFLDRDGVLNEDRPDYVYRVDDFIIPDGVPRALQLFKDAGYLLIIITNQAGIARGLYTRDDVMNCYAYLQQQCGNLIDDIYYCPHHPKFDSESLMRKPGSLMIEKAMAKYNIQPATSWMIGDALRDMQAGRRAGVRTVRIAHPTATDLLDSERCATDLLEASHYVLSQG
- a CDS encoding valine--tRNA ligase — protein: MIAKTYSPQDIEAKWYQYWLDNKLFRSTPDEREPYTIVIPPPNVTGVLHMGHMLNNTIQDVLIRKARMEGKNACWVPGTDHASIATEAKVVAMLAERGIKKQDLTREQFLEYAWEWKEKYGGIILSQLAKLGASCDWDRTRFTMEPDLYQSVIDVFVDLYEKGLIYRGVRMVNWDPQGRTAVSDEEVITKEVQQKLVYIRYAIKGSTTDTGEPEYITIATVRPETIMADAAIAVNPNDERYTHLHGKTAIIPLINREVPIITDEYVAMDFGTGGLKVTPAHDPNDYSLGIKHNLPVLDILNDDGTLNEKAQILVGQDRFAARKAIIKLLDEAGHLVKTEDNKSNVGTSERTGAVIEPKLSLQWFLKMEQLAKPALDGVMDDTIQLVPPKFKNMYRAWMENVHDWCISRQLWWGQRIPAYYMQDGTVIVARSKHEALEKVQHEKLLFAMTEADLTQDEDVLDTWFSSWLWPMSVFNGIEEPNNPDINYYYPTNDLVTAPEILFFWVARMIIAGYEYKGEAPFKNVYLTGIVRDKLGRKMSKSLGNSPDPLDLIDQYGADGVRTGMLFSSPAGNDLPFDEKLVEQGRNFSNKIWNAFRLVKSWNVSETADAGANALSIQWFESKLNATLVEIEDLFSKFRISDALQAIYKLIWDDFCAQYLELIKPAYDTEAGAAQPIDKATFDATIDFFERLMCLAHPFMPFITEEIWQDIRERKDGDSICVTAFPKAGSVDQPILTDFDTLFEIISNIRNIRSTKQLSPRIELPLAIRTADSQRFQTLEPLIQKMANVSAVTYTSEKSEGTAFLIKADEFFVNLAGEVDAEQEIASAQKELDYLTGFRESTLKKLSNEKFVANAKPELVERERQKLADADAKIQALTERLKSLMASS
- a CDS encoding glycosyltransferase family 87 protein, whose amino-acid sequence is MNQLFTTTYWRTHTIQLTLLIVSILIIAVLKAVQEANTQDVHGDIYIFWSAGVNFIEGNGLYSRIGGAEEFLYPPFAPLVFQLLGLMPFPVAVGVFTFFNFMAWLGLLRLSYLILRYYFPSANLAPALAVGFVATIRYFWHNIIWVNINELVALLSLGGVYLYLRGRQTTALLLLTMATWLKVMPALLILLFFIRKPVPTLLKTIVFSALIFATVLMMRGVNRGYQDYVDFWQITLLPFLQAGKIYTDSISFSLPSMLGKLLTSAGNAYNNHAYNIVDWHVPIVRRISLAAQLLVFGLTFWRAWVSRHLAVVPLSVIVLVYLTMLLVSGVTWEGHFVTMVLTIPATYQLLTVTSQLKTRRVVVWVSVLIGLMIFDTIGPTLYDYSQGFSLLSYLAIGLYGLILRLDTNKRGPATEVTEPRQKQNPVIA